A region from the Pelobates fuscus isolate aPelFus1 chromosome 1, aPelFus1.pri, whole genome shotgun sequence genome encodes:
- the LOC134576996 gene encoding olfactory receptor 5G9-like, with protein sequence MEEGNQTSVSEFILLGVTNDPNVQIFLFILFLLIYIVTAFGNIGIMVIIMVFSDLQSPMYFFLSNLSASDLCYSTVVTPKLLHDMFLQKKSISFIGCALQLYLFALFASTECYILSAMAYDRYVAICNPLMYMVIMNRTRCIFLVTAVYAGGFLTAGIHTSTTITLPFCGPNIINHFYCDIPPLMDLACSDPYINKNIIFVVVFVLGFISVTVILASYTYIFFTIIKIQSNEGRRKAFSTCTSHLSCVSMFYGTVFFMYLRPASSYHVTQNKVVSVFYTMIIPMVNPIIYSLRNSEVNVTVRSYVNKLLS encoded by the coding sequence ATGGAAGAAGGAAACCAGACTTCTGTAAGCGAGTTCATCCTTTTAGGAGTTACCAATGATCCAAACGTGCAAATATTCCTTTTCATATTATTCTTGTTGATATATATTGTTACTGCTTTTGGAAATATTGGCATCATGGTTATAATCATGGTATTTTCTGACTTGCAAAGCCCAATGTATTTCTTTCTTAGCAACTTGTCAGCCTCTGATCTCTGTTATTCTACTGTTGTTACCCCAAAATTGCTGCATGATATGTTTTTGCAGAAAAAATCAATCTCTTTTATTGGCTGTGCACTTCAACtgtatttatttgcattatttGCTAGCACTGAATGCTACATATTGTCTGCAATGGCATATGATCGATATGTAGCCATATGTAACCCTCTTATGTATATGGTAATAATGAACAGGACTAGGTGTATATTTCTCGTTACTGCTGTATATGCTGGTGGTTTCCTCACTGCAGGAATTCATACCTCTACGACTATAACTTTACCTTTCTGTGGACCTAATATAATCAACCACTTTTATTGTGATATTCCTCCTCTAATGGATCTTGCTTGTTCAGATCCATATATCAACAAGAACATTATATTTGTTGTGGTTTTTGTCCTAGGGTTTATTTCAGTTACTGTTATCTTGGCTTCCTATACTTACATTTTCTTTACCATAATCAAGATTCAATCCAATGAAGGAAGACGGAAAGCTTTTTCGACATGCACTTCCCACCTTTCTTGTGTCTCCATGTTTTATGGGACAGTTTTTTTCATGTATCTTCGTCCAGCTTCCAGTTACCATGTTACACAAAAtaaggtggtctctgttttttatACAATGATAATTCCAATGGTGAACCCAATCATCTACAGCTTACGAAACTCAGAAGTAAATGTAACAGTACGATCTTATGTTAATAAATTATTATCTTAA